Proteins encoded together in one Falco biarmicus isolate bFalBia1 chromosome 4, bFalBia1.pri, whole genome shotgun sequence window:
- the SUN1 gene encoding SUN domain-containing protein 1 isoform X6, with product MSRRSLRLAAAGFSKSEEAQNDALRDSSYAGNFSFREHSSKMAKQHRSTNKRSGSARQTPRRTLSSSSIFSQSSFNSHAGDSSMDVLDESLIQERTEVGHFWGLDEEGDPKVSDAAPIQGNGDVATTEAETSMINGYTCSGCSMLSERKEVLTAHSASPVPSSTIYSRDRSRKHAYTNSDYCGSMNVKEFYREDSHLGVNEESICYFMLHVLRTVGATGWLVSQKVLSLLWLAILSPGRAASGMFSLLRTRWYQLVTLMSLLKVVLLKRCLPKTYKLLLFLIPLLFLLGIGFWGFGGSISLLPSLSWTRTDRIGRTDDYTHLPEPQADSSHSGGCTKDTMTVFDAGRISQLEKQVAFMSDRCHHSDEEYSKVLLLLRNLQDRVAQMSDKSETLKLIKNVVGQHLKDKELEEKTDFLALHKEHQLRILTLEELLGKLSTESKDIQKELDAAKAKPVRDDDEHNQLLSRIKKLELELTQMKSELLTGESVKTSCEKLDVIPEKVDAWVKEYVKLMLFGDQQEDFPESLLQWLMSNFVSQNDLQTLLQDLEFQILKNITLHMSVTNQKLTSEVVTNAVTNAGISGITEAQVQIIVNNALKLYSQDKIGMVDFALESGGGSIVSTRCSETYETKTALFSLFGIPLWYMSQSPRVVIQPDIHPGNCWAFRGSPGYLVVKLSMKIYPTAFTVEHIPKTLSPTGNITSAPKNFSVYGLDDEYQEDGTLLGQYVYDQEGEPLQIFPVMEKSEKTFQIVELRIFSNWGHEKYTCLYRFRVHGKPAE from the exons ATGTCACGGCGTAGTTTACGGTTAGCTGCTGCAGGATTTAGTAAATCAGAGGAGGCACAAAATGATGCCCTTCGTGACAGCTCTTATGCCGGAAACTTTAGTTTCAGAGAACATTCTTCCAA GATGGCAAAGCAACACAGAAGTACAAATAAACGATCTGGCAGTGCAAGACAAACGCCAAGGAGAACTCTATCCAGCTCTTCCATTTTTAGCCAAAGCAGTTTCAATAGCCATGCCGGTGACTCATCAATGGATGTATTGGATGAATCTTTGATTCAAGAGCGGACAGAAGTTGGTCATTTCTGGG gtcTTGATGAGGAAGGTGACCCTAAAG TCAGTGATGCTGCACCAATACAGGGAAATGGTGATGTAGCAACAACAGAAGCAGAGACCTCAATGATCAATGGCTACActtgcagtggctgcagcatgCTTTCTGAACGAAAGGAGGTTCTCACAGCACACTCAGCTTCTCCTGTGCCATCTTCCACAATTTACTCTAGGGATCGGAGCAGGAAACACGCATATA CTAACTCAGACTACTGTGGAAGCATGAATGTAAAGGAGTTTTACAGAGAAGATAGCCATCTTGGTGTAAATGAGGAATCAATAT GTTACTTTATGCTTCACGTGTTGCGAACAGTGGGAGCAACGGGATGGCTTGTTTCTCAGAAGGTGTTGTCTCTACTTTGGCTGGCCATTCTTTCTCCAG ggAGGGCAGCTTCTGGCATGTTCAGTTTGCTTAGAACTAGGTGGTATCAACTTGTTACTCTGATGTCTTTGCTCAAGGTGGTTCTTCTAAAAAG ATGCCTTCCGAAGACCTACAAGCTGCTACTGTTTCTTATCCCACTCCTTTTTCTACTAG GTATAGGGTTCTGGGGGTTTGGTGGCTCCATTTCATTATTACCTTCATTGAGCTGGACAAGAACTGACAGAATAGGGAGAACAGATGACTACACTCATCTTCCTGAACCGCAGGCTGATTCTTCTCACTCTGGAGGTTGCACAAAG GATACCATGACTGTCTTTGATGCTGGTCGTATAAGTCAGCTGGAGAAGCAGGTAGCATTCATGTCTGACAGATGCCATCACAGTGATGAAGAATATAGCAAAGTTTTGCTTCTACTTCGTAATCTTCAAGATCGGGTTGCCCAGATGAGTGACAAAAGTGAAACACTGAAGCTAATTAAAAATGTGGTGGGTCAGCATCTTAAAGACAAGGAACTGGAGGAAAAG ACTGACTTCCTGGCTTTACATAAAGAACATCAGTTGCGCATCCTGACACTGGAAGAGCTTCTTGGAAAACTCTCTACTGAATCCAAG gACATCCAGAAGGAGCTTGACGCAGccaaagcaaaaccagtgaG AGATGATGATGAACATAATCAGCTTTTGTCCAGAATTAAAAAGCTGGAACTAGAGTTGACTCAGATGAAATCAGAGCTCTTAACTGGGGAAAGTGTGAAGACAAGTTGCGAGAAACTGGATGTCATTCCTGAAAAA GTAGACGCATGGGTCAAAGAATATGTCAAGCTAATGCTTTTTGGTGATCAACAAGAAGACTTTCCAGAATCGCTTCTCCAATGGCTTATGTCCAATTTTGTGAGCCAAAATGATCTGCAgactttgctgcaggatctAGAGTTTCAAATCCTCAAGAATATTACTCTCCATATGTCTGTTACAAACCAAAAACTAACATCTGAAGTAGTAACAAATGCTGTGACTAATGCAGGGATTTCTGGAATCACAGAAGCG CAAGTACAGATTATTGTAAACAATGCACTGAAACTGTACTCTCAAGACAAGATTGGTATGGTGGATTTTGCCTTGGAATCTGGAG GTGGCAGCATTGTGAGTACTCGCTGTTCTGAAACCTATGAGACCAAAACAGCATTATTTAGCCTCTTTGGAATCCCTCTGTGGTACATGTCTCAGTCTCCTAGAGTGGTAATTCAG CCGGACATACATCCAGGAAACTGCTGGGCTTTCAGAGGGTCACCGGGATATCTTGTAGTTAAACTTTCAATGAAGATCTATCCAACTGCCTTTACAGTGGAACACATACCAAAAACACTTTCACCAACAGGAAATATTACCAGTGCTCCTAAGAATTTTTCAGTATAT GGTCTAGATGATGAATATCAAGAAGACGGCACGCTTCTTGGACAGTATGTCTATGATCAAGAAGGGGAACCACTGCAGATTTTTCCAGTGATG gaGAAAAGTGAAAAGACATTCCAAATAGTGGAACTAAGAATTTTTTCTAACTGGGGACATGAAAAATATACATGCCTTTATCGGTTCAGAGTGCATGGGAAACCTGCCGAATAA
- the SUN1 gene encoding SUN domain-containing protein 1 isoform X7: MSRRSLRLAAAGFSKSEEAQNDALRDSSYAGNFSFREHSSKMAKQHRSTNKRSGSARQTPRRTLSSSSIFSQSSFNSHAGDSSMDVLDESLIQERTEVGHFWGLDEEGDPKVSDAAPIQGNGDVATTEAETSMINGYTCSGCSMLSERKEVLTAHSASPVPSSTIYSRDRSRKHAYSYFMLHVLRTVGATGWLVSQKVLSLLWLAILSPGRAASGMFSLLRTRWYQLVTLMSLLKVVLLKRCLPKTYKLLLFLIPLLFLLGIGFWGFGGSISLLPSLSWTRTDRIGRTDDYTHLPEPQADSSHSGGCTKDTMTVFDAGRISQLEKQVAFMSDRCHHSDEEYSKVLLLLRNLQDRVAQMSDKSETLKLIKNVVGQHLKDKELEEKTDFLALHKEHQLRILTLEELLGKLSTESKDIQKELDAAKAKPVRDDDEHNQLLSRIKKLELELTQMKSELLTGESVKTSCEKLDVIPEKVDAWVKEYVKLMLFGDQQEDFPESLLQWLMSNFVSQNDLQTLLQDLEFQILKNITLHMSVTNQKLTSEVVTNAVTNAGISGITEAQVQIIVNNALKLYSQDKIGMVDFALESGGGSIVSTRCSETYETKTALFSLFGIPLWYMSQSPRVVIQPDIHPGNCWAFRGSPGYLVVKLSMKIYPTAFTVEHIPKTLSPTGNITSAPKNFSVYGLDDEYQEDGTLLGQYVYDQEGEPLQIFPVMEKSEKTFQIVELRIFSNWGHEKYTCLYRFRVHGKPAE, from the exons ATGTCACGGCGTAGTTTACGGTTAGCTGCTGCAGGATTTAGTAAATCAGAGGAGGCACAAAATGATGCCCTTCGTGACAGCTCTTATGCCGGAAACTTTAGTTTCAGAGAACATTCTTCCAA GATGGCAAAGCAACACAGAAGTACAAATAAACGATCTGGCAGTGCAAGACAAACGCCAAGGAGAACTCTATCCAGCTCTTCCATTTTTAGCCAAAGCAGTTTCAATAGCCATGCCGGTGACTCATCAATGGATGTATTGGATGAATCTTTGATTCAAGAGCGGACAGAAGTTGGTCATTTCTGGG gtcTTGATGAGGAAGGTGACCCTAAAG TCAGTGATGCTGCACCAATACAGGGAAATGGTGATGTAGCAACAACAGAAGCAGAGACCTCAATGATCAATGGCTACActtgcagtggctgcagcatgCTTTCTGAACGAAAGGAGGTTCTCACAGCACACTCAGCTTCTCCTGTGCCATCTTCCACAATTTACTCTAGGGATCGGAGCAGGAAACACGCATATA GTTACTTTATGCTTCACGTGTTGCGAACAGTGGGAGCAACGGGATGGCTTGTTTCTCAGAAGGTGTTGTCTCTACTTTGGCTGGCCATTCTTTCTCCAG ggAGGGCAGCTTCTGGCATGTTCAGTTTGCTTAGAACTAGGTGGTATCAACTTGTTACTCTGATGTCTTTGCTCAAGGTGGTTCTTCTAAAAAG ATGCCTTCCGAAGACCTACAAGCTGCTACTGTTTCTTATCCCACTCCTTTTTCTACTAG GTATAGGGTTCTGGGGGTTTGGTGGCTCCATTTCATTATTACCTTCATTGAGCTGGACAAGAACTGACAGAATAGGGAGAACAGATGACTACACTCATCTTCCTGAACCGCAGGCTGATTCTTCTCACTCTGGAGGTTGCACAAAG GATACCATGACTGTCTTTGATGCTGGTCGTATAAGTCAGCTGGAGAAGCAGGTAGCATTCATGTCTGACAGATGCCATCACAGTGATGAAGAATATAGCAAAGTTTTGCTTCTACTTCGTAATCTTCAAGATCGGGTTGCCCAGATGAGTGACAAAAGTGAAACACTGAAGCTAATTAAAAATGTGGTGGGTCAGCATCTTAAAGACAAGGAACTGGAGGAAAAG ACTGACTTCCTGGCTTTACATAAAGAACATCAGTTGCGCATCCTGACACTGGAAGAGCTTCTTGGAAAACTCTCTACTGAATCCAAG gACATCCAGAAGGAGCTTGACGCAGccaaagcaaaaccagtgaG AGATGATGATGAACATAATCAGCTTTTGTCCAGAATTAAAAAGCTGGAACTAGAGTTGACTCAGATGAAATCAGAGCTCTTAACTGGGGAAAGTGTGAAGACAAGTTGCGAGAAACTGGATGTCATTCCTGAAAAA GTAGACGCATGGGTCAAAGAATATGTCAAGCTAATGCTTTTTGGTGATCAACAAGAAGACTTTCCAGAATCGCTTCTCCAATGGCTTATGTCCAATTTTGTGAGCCAAAATGATCTGCAgactttgctgcaggatctAGAGTTTCAAATCCTCAAGAATATTACTCTCCATATGTCTGTTACAAACCAAAAACTAACATCTGAAGTAGTAACAAATGCTGTGACTAATGCAGGGATTTCTGGAATCACAGAAGCG CAAGTACAGATTATTGTAAACAATGCACTGAAACTGTACTCTCAAGACAAGATTGGTATGGTGGATTTTGCCTTGGAATCTGGAG GTGGCAGCATTGTGAGTACTCGCTGTTCTGAAACCTATGAGACCAAAACAGCATTATTTAGCCTCTTTGGAATCCCTCTGTGGTACATGTCTCAGTCTCCTAGAGTGGTAATTCAG CCGGACATACATCCAGGAAACTGCTGGGCTTTCAGAGGGTCACCGGGATATCTTGTAGTTAAACTTTCAATGAAGATCTATCCAACTGCCTTTACAGTGGAACACATACCAAAAACACTTTCACCAACAGGAAATATTACCAGTGCTCCTAAGAATTTTTCAGTATAT GGTCTAGATGATGAATATCAAGAAGACGGCACGCTTCTTGGACAGTATGTCTATGATCAAGAAGGGGAACCACTGCAGATTTTTCCAGTGATG gaGAAAAGTGAAAAGACATTCCAAATAGTGGAACTAAGAATTTTTTCTAACTGGGGACATGAAAAATATACATGCCTTTATCGGTTCAGAGTGCATGGGAAACCTGCCGAATAA
- the SUN1 gene encoding SUN domain-containing protein 1 isoform X2 has translation MSRRSLRLAAAGFSKSEEAQNDALRDSSYAGNFSFREHSSKMAKQHRSTNKRSGSARQTPRRTLSSSSIFSQSSFNSHAGDSSMDVLDESLIQERTEVGHFWGLDEEGDPKVSDAAPIQGNGDVATTEAETSMINGYTCSGCSMLSERKEVLTAHSASPVPSSTIYSRDRSRKHAYRGAYFYMSKILRSVKHATASFASLLVQLFQMVLLKLGYEFKANSDYCGSMNVKEFYREDSHLGVNEESICDDCKGKKHLEIYTTDHMQSSWAKRVARTIWHTFSYAGRAASGMFSLLRTRWYQLVTLMSLLKVVLLKRCLPKTYKLLLFLIPLLFLLGIGFWGFGGSISLLPSLSWTRTDRIGRTDDYTHLPEPQADSSHSGGCTKDTMTVFDAGRISQLEKQVAFMSDRCHHSDEEYSKVLLLLRNLQDRVAQMSDKSETLKLIKNVVGQHLKDKELEEKTDFLALHKEHQLRILTLEELLGKLSTESKDIQKELDAAKAKPVRDDDEHNQLLSRIKKLELELTQMKSELLTGESVKTSCEKLDVIPEKVDAWVKEYVKLMLFGDQQEDFPESLLQWLMSNFVSQNDLQTLLQDLEFQILKNITLHMSVTNQKLTSEVVTNAVTNAGISGITEAQVQIIVNNALKLYSQDKIGMVDFALESGGGSIVSTRCSETYETKTALFSLFGIPLWYMSQSPRVVIQPDIHPGNCWAFRGSPGYLVVKLSMKIYPTAFTVEHIPKTLSPTGNITSAPKNFSVYGLDDEYQEDGTLLGQYVYDQEGEPLQIFPVMEKSEKTFQIVELRIFSNWGHEKYTCLYRFRVHGKPAE, from the exons ATGTCACGGCGTAGTTTACGGTTAGCTGCTGCAGGATTTAGTAAATCAGAGGAGGCACAAAATGATGCCCTTCGTGACAGCTCTTATGCCGGAAACTTTAGTTTCAGAGAACATTCTTCCAA GATGGCAAAGCAACACAGAAGTACAAATAAACGATCTGGCAGTGCAAGACAAACGCCAAGGAGAACTCTATCCAGCTCTTCCATTTTTAGCCAAAGCAGTTTCAATAGCCATGCCGGTGACTCATCAATGGATGTATTGGATGAATCTTTGATTCAAGAGCGGACAGAAGTTGGTCATTTCTGGG gtcTTGATGAGGAAGGTGACCCTAAAG TCAGTGATGCTGCACCAATACAGGGAAATGGTGATGTAGCAACAACAGAAGCAGAGACCTCAATGATCAATGGCTACActtgcagtggctgcagcatgCTTTCTGAACGAAAGGAGGTTCTCACAGCACACTCAGCTTCTCCTGTGCCATCTTCCACAATTTACTCTAGGGATCGGAGCAGGAAACACGCATATA gAGGAGCCTATTTCTACATGAGTAAGATTCTACGATCGGTCAAACATGCTACGGCATCTTTTGCATCACTGTTAGTGCAACTATTTCAAATGGTTTTGCTGAAGCTGGGTTATGAATTTAAAG CTAACTCAGACTACTGTGGAAGCATGAATGTAAAGGAGTTTTACAGAGAAGATAGCCATCTTGGTGTAAATGAGGAATCAATAT GTGATGACTGTAAGGGGAAGAAACATCTTGAAATATACACCACAGACCACATGCAATCCTCATGGGCTAAAAGGGTAGCAAGGACCATTTGGCACACCTTTTCTTATGCAG ggAGGGCAGCTTCTGGCATGTTCAGTTTGCTTAGAACTAGGTGGTATCAACTTGTTACTCTGATGTCTTTGCTCAAGGTGGTTCTTCTAAAAAG ATGCCTTCCGAAGACCTACAAGCTGCTACTGTTTCTTATCCCACTCCTTTTTCTACTAG GTATAGGGTTCTGGGGGTTTGGTGGCTCCATTTCATTATTACCTTCATTGAGCTGGACAAGAACTGACAGAATAGGGAGAACAGATGACTACACTCATCTTCCTGAACCGCAGGCTGATTCTTCTCACTCTGGAGGTTGCACAAAG GATACCATGACTGTCTTTGATGCTGGTCGTATAAGTCAGCTGGAGAAGCAGGTAGCATTCATGTCTGACAGATGCCATCACAGTGATGAAGAATATAGCAAAGTTTTGCTTCTACTTCGTAATCTTCAAGATCGGGTTGCCCAGATGAGTGACAAAAGTGAAACACTGAAGCTAATTAAAAATGTGGTGGGTCAGCATCTTAAAGACAAGGAACTGGAGGAAAAG ACTGACTTCCTGGCTTTACATAAAGAACATCAGTTGCGCATCCTGACACTGGAAGAGCTTCTTGGAAAACTCTCTACTGAATCCAAG gACATCCAGAAGGAGCTTGACGCAGccaaagcaaaaccagtgaG AGATGATGATGAACATAATCAGCTTTTGTCCAGAATTAAAAAGCTGGAACTAGAGTTGACTCAGATGAAATCAGAGCTCTTAACTGGGGAAAGTGTGAAGACAAGTTGCGAGAAACTGGATGTCATTCCTGAAAAA GTAGACGCATGGGTCAAAGAATATGTCAAGCTAATGCTTTTTGGTGATCAACAAGAAGACTTTCCAGAATCGCTTCTCCAATGGCTTATGTCCAATTTTGTGAGCCAAAATGATCTGCAgactttgctgcaggatctAGAGTTTCAAATCCTCAAGAATATTACTCTCCATATGTCTGTTACAAACCAAAAACTAACATCTGAAGTAGTAACAAATGCTGTGACTAATGCAGGGATTTCTGGAATCACAGAAGCG CAAGTACAGATTATTGTAAACAATGCACTGAAACTGTACTCTCAAGACAAGATTGGTATGGTGGATTTTGCCTTGGAATCTGGAG GTGGCAGCATTGTGAGTACTCGCTGTTCTGAAACCTATGAGACCAAAACAGCATTATTTAGCCTCTTTGGAATCCCTCTGTGGTACATGTCTCAGTCTCCTAGAGTGGTAATTCAG CCGGACATACATCCAGGAAACTGCTGGGCTTTCAGAGGGTCACCGGGATATCTTGTAGTTAAACTTTCAATGAAGATCTATCCAACTGCCTTTACAGTGGAACACATACCAAAAACACTTTCACCAACAGGAAATATTACCAGTGCTCCTAAGAATTTTTCAGTATAT GGTCTAGATGATGAATATCAAGAAGACGGCACGCTTCTTGGACAGTATGTCTATGATCAAGAAGGGGAACCACTGCAGATTTTTCCAGTGATG gaGAAAAGTGAAAAGACATTCCAAATAGTGGAACTAAGAATTTTTTCTAACTGGGGACATGAAAAATATACATGCCTTTATCGGTTCAGAGTGCATGGGAAACCTGCCGAATAA
- the SUN1 gene encoding SUN domain-containing protein 1 isoform X3, with protein MSRRSLRLAAAGFSKSEEAQNDALRDSSYAGNFSFREHSSKMAKQHRSTNKRSGSARQTPRRTLSSSSIFSQSSFNSHAGDSSMDVLDESLIQERTEVGHFWGLDEEGDPKVSDAAPIQGNGDVATTEAETSMINGYTCSGCSMLSERKEVLTAHSASPVPSSTIYSRDRSRKHAYRGAYFYMSKILRSVKHATASFASLLVQLFQMVLLKLGYEFKANSDYCGSMNVKEFYREDSHLGVNEESICYFMLHVLRTVGATGWLVSQKVLSLLWLAILSPGRAASGMFSLLRTRWYQLVTLMSLLKVVLLKRCLPKTYKLLLFLIPLLFLLGIGFWGFGGSISLLPSLSWTRTDRIGRTDDYTHLPEPQADSSHSGGCTKDTMTVFDAGRISQLEKQVAFMSDRCHHSDEEYSKVLLLLRNLQDRVAQMSDKSETLKLIKNVVGQHLKDKELEEKTDFLALHKEHQLRILTLEELLGKLSTESKDIQKELDAAKAKPVRDDDEHNQLLSRIKKLELELTQMKSELLTGESVKTSCEKLDVIPEKVDAWVKEYVKLMLFGDQQEDFPESLLQWLMSNFVSQNDLQTLLQDLEFQILKNITLHMSVTNQKLTSEVVTNAVTNAGISGITEAQVQIIVNNALKLYSQDKIGMVDFALESGGGSIVSTRCSETYETKTALFSLFGIPLWYMSQSPRVVIQPDIHPGNCWAFRGSPGYLVVKLSMKIYPTAFTVEHIPKTLSPTGNITSAPKNFSVYGLDDEYQEDGTLLGQYVYDQEGEPLQIFPVMEKSEKTFQIVELRIFSNWGHEKYTCLYRFRVHGKPAE; from the exons ATGTCACGGCGTAGTTTACGGTTAGCTGCTGCAGGATTTAGTAAATCAGAGGAGGCACAAAATGATGCCCTTCGTGACAGCTCTTATGCCGGAAACTTTAGTTTCAGAGAACATTCTTCCAA GATGGCAAAGCAACACAGAAGTACAAATAAACGATCTGGCAGTGCAAGACAAACGCCAAGGAGAACTCTATCCAGCTCTTCCATTTTTAGCCAAAGCAGTTTCAATAGCCATGCCGGTGACTCATCAATGGATGTATTGGATGAATCTTTGATTCAAGAGCGGACAGAAGTTGGTCATTTCTGGG gtcTTGATGAGGAAGGTGACCCTAAAG TCAGTGATGCTGCACCAATACAGGGAAATGGTGATGTAGCAACAACAGAAGCAGAGACCTCAATGATCAATGGCTACActtgcagtggctgcagcatgCTTTCTGAACGAAAGGAGGTTCTCACAGCACACTCAGCTTCTCCTGTGCCATCTTCCACAATTTACTCTAGGGATCGGAGCAGGAAACACGCATATA gAGGAGCCTATTTCTACATGAGTAAGATTCTACGATCGGTCAAACATGCTACGGCATCTTTTGCATCACTGTTAGTGCAACTATTTCAAATGGTTTTGCTGAAGCTGGGTTATGAATTTAAAG CTAACTCAGACTACTGTGGAAGCATGAATGTAAAGGAGTTTTACAGAGAAGATAGCCATCTTGGTGTAAATGAGGAATCAATAT GTTACTTTATGCTTCACGTGTTGCGAACAGTGGGAGCAACGGGATGGCTTGTTTCTCAGAAGGTGTTGTCTCTACTTTGGCTGGCCATTCTTTCTCCAG ggAGGGCAGCTTCTGGCATGTTCAGTTTGCTTAGAACTAGGTGGTATCAACTTGTTACTCTGATGTCTTTGCTCAAGGTGGTTCTTCTAAAAAG ATGCCTTCCGAAGACCTACAAGCTGCTACTGTTTCTTATCCCACTCCTTTTTCTACTAG GTATAGGGTTCTGGGGGTTTGGTGGCTCCATTTCATTATTACCTTCATTGAGCTGGACAAGAACTGACAGAATAGGGAGAACAGATGACTACACTCATCTTCCTGAACCGCAGGCTGATTCTTCTCACTCTGGAGGTTGCACAAAG GATACCATGACTGTCTTTGATGCTGGTCGTATAAGTCAGCTGGAGAAGCAGGTAGCATTCATGTCTGACAGATGCCATCACAGTGATGAAGAATATAGCAAAGTTTTGCTTCTACTTCGTAATCTTCAAGATCGGGTTGCCCAGATGAGTGACAAAAGTGAAACACTGAAGCTAATTAAAAATGTGGTGGGTCAGCATCTTAAAGACAAGGAACTGGAGGAAAAG ACTGACTTCCTGGCTTTACATAAAGAACATCAGTTGCGCATCCTGACACTGGAAGAGCTTCTTGGAAAACTCTCTACTGAATCCAAG gACATCCAGAAGGAGCTTGACGCAGccaaagcaaaaccagtgaG AGATGATGATGAACATAATCAGCTTTTGTCCAGAATTAAAAAGCTGGAACTAGAGTTGACTCAGATGAAATCAGAGCTCTTAACTGGGGAAAGTGTGAAGACAAGTTGCGAGAAACTGGATGTCATTCCTGAAAAA GTAGACGCATGGGTCAAAGAATATGTCAAGCTAATGCTTTTTGGTGATCAACAAGAAGACTTTCCAGAATCGCTTCTCCAATGGCTTATGTCCAATTTTGTGAGCCAAAATGATCTGCAgactttgctgcaggatctAGAGTTTCAAATCCTCAAGAATATTACTCTCCATATGTCTGTTACAAACCAAAAACTAACATCTGAAGTAGTAACAAATGCTGTGACTAATGCAGGGATTTCTGGAATCACAGAAGCG CAAGTACAGATTATTGTAAACAATGCACTGAAACTGTACTCTCAAGACAAGATTGGTATGGTGGATTTTGCCTTGGAATCTGGAG GTGGCAGCATTGTGAGTACTCGCTGTTCTGAAACCTATGAGACCAAAACAGCATTATTTAGCCTCTTTGGAATCCCTCTGTGGTACATGTCTCAGTCTCCTAGAGTGGTAATTCAG CCGGACATACATCCAGGAAACTGCTGGGCTTTCAGAGGGTCACCGGGATATCTTGTAGTTAAACTTTCAATGAAGATCTATCCAACTGCCTTTACAGTGGAACACATACCAAAAACACTTTCACCAACAGGAAATATTACCAGTGCTCCTAAGAATTTTTCAGTATAT GGTCTAGATGATGAATATCAAGAAGACGGCACGCTTCTTGGACAGTATGTCTATGATCAAGAAGGGGAACCACTGCAGATTTTTCCAGTGATG gaGAAAAGTGAAAAGACATTCCAAATAGTGGAACTAAGAATTTTTTCTAACTGGGGACATGAAAAATATACATGCCTTTATCGGTTCAGAGTGCATGGGAAACCTGCCGAATAA